In the Solanum pennellii chromosome 5, SPENNV200 genome, one interval contains:
- the LOC107018638 gene encoding protein DETOXIFICATION 29-like, which produces MANDTTVAPLLTSRENNHENDELHSPKFRPFSHGSSSNNSDDIKVINGVKDLIREFSAESKKLWYLAAPAIFTSLCQYSIGAITQVFAGHVGTIQLAAISIENSVIAGFSFGVMLGMGSALETLCGQAFGAKQLEMLGTYMQRSWIILTSTALILLFPYIFATQLLRFIGQTSNISKWAGTFAIWMIPQLFAYALNFPIQKFLQAQSKIMVTAVIAGFALAGHTLFSWLLMLKLRWGLVGAAVVLNSSWWFLVVAKLVYIFSGACGEAWSGFSMKAFQNLWEFVKLSFASAVMLCLEIWYFMALILFAGYLKNAEVAVDAISICMNIQGWTVMVAIGFNAAISVRVSNELGAGHPRSAKFSVMVASITSLLSGIFLSTILLVCRSWYPPFFSNNEQVQQLVYHLTPILATTIVIGCLQPTLSGVAIGAGWQAYVAYVNIICYYLFGIPIGLILGFFFDIGVMGIWFGMLAGTTVQTGVLIIMILRTNWNREASLVGHRIKQWGGDSGAKEIDER; this is translated from the exons ATGATATCAAAGTAATCAACGGAGTTAAAGACTTAATTCGAGAATTTTCAGCAGAATCTAAGAAACTATGGTACCTTGCTGCTCCAGCCATTTTCACTTCCCTTTGCCAATACTCAATTGGTGCCATAACTCAAGTATTTGCTGGCCATGTTGGTACCATTCAACTAGCTGCTATCTCTATTGAAAACTCTGTCATCGCTGGTTTTTCTTTTGGCGTAATG TTGGGAATGGGAAGTGCACTGGAGACATTATGCGGACAAGCATTTGGAGCAAAGCAATTAGAAATGCTCGGAACTTATATGCAACGGTCTTGGATAATCCTCACCTCTACCGCTTTAATTCTACTGTTCCCTTATATTTTTGCCACGCAACTACTCAGATTCATCGGTCAGACTTCCAATATATCAAAGTGGGCAG GTACATTTGCCATATGGATGATTCCACAATTATTTGCGTATGCACTAAACTTTCCGATTCAAAAATTCTTGCAAGCTCAGAGCAAGATTATGGTGACAGCTGTTATAGCGGGGTTTGCTCTTGCCGGACACACTTTGTTTAGTTGGCTTTTGATGCTCAAGTTAAG GTGGGGACTTGTGGGTGCGGCGGTGGTGCTGAACAGTTCATGGTGGTTCTTAGTGGTGGCTAAGTTGGTGTATATATTTAGTGGGGCTTGTGGAGAAGCTTGGTCTGGATTTTCTATGAAGGCTTTTCAAAATCTTTGGGAATTTGTTAAACTATCTTTTGCATCTGCTGTAATGCTCTG CTTAGAGATATGGTACTTCATGGCACTAATTCTTTTTGCTGGATACCTCAAGAATGCTGAAGTGGCCGTCGATGCAATTTCTATTTG CATGAATATCCAAGGGTGGACAGTTATGGTAGCAATTGGATTCAATGCCGCAATAAG CGTAAGGGTGTCAAATGAACTCGGTGCAGGGCATCCAAGAAGCGCAAAATTCTCAGTAATGGTAGCTTCCATCACATCTTTATTATCCGGCATCTTTCTCTCGACGATTCTACTCGTTTGTCGGAGTTGGTATCCTCCATTCTTTTCAAACAATGAACAAGTACAACAACTTGTCTATCACCTCACTCCTATCTTAGCAACCACCATTGTTATTGGATGTCTTCAACCTACTCTTTCTG GGGTGGCCATTGGAGCAGGGTGGCAAGCTTATGTTGCATATGTGAACATAATTTGTTACTATTTGTTTGGTATTCCAATAGGTCTCATACTTGGCTTCTTCTTTGACATTGGCGTTATG GGTATTTGGTTTGGGATGCTTGCAGGTACAACTGTTCAAACTGGTGTGTTAATCATAATGATCCTTCGAACTAATTGGAACAGGGAG GCTTCCCTTGTTGGACATAGGATAAAACAATGGGGAGGAGATTCAGGGGCCAAAGAAATTGATGAACGATAG